Proteins from a single region of Kluyveromyces lactis strain NRRL Y-1140 chromosome C complete sequence:
- the NDJ1 gene encoding Ndj1p (weakly similar to uniprot|Q12366 Saccharomyces cerevisiae YOL104C NDJ1 Meiosis-specific telomere protein, required for bouquet formation, effective homolog pairing, ordered cross-over distribution (interference), sister chromatid cohesion at meiotic telomeres, and segregation of small chromosomes): MSELDEFYDCSNNEETVCYVNLSLFKGSHLIADNFDPERILPPSSFIKTLRTRLARESRNYSLLVWLLNCPNITLTQRSEHQKEPFQVFEPRQNRLYQHYLNIRPFSYADENISMDATLVSSESHWPDHYSYECSIFPRLLQKTNYDHFQMNRLCEEYRQQFIKIMENFEAQKPRHPKYAQIYLQQNLGLLTRAYIRDLFYDITFKYSAWSNAKRLTRVELLRSLQRYHKEYTFIMSCDPIDNFTEKLDHLTCLNYASKDEVNAKLTYGIWINAEHGLILLCNGIAHSWDLLQIPSHSYQNDDNITLFVTKYMLFCNMSVLETCLWFF; encoded by the coding sequence ATGAGCGAATTAGACGAGTTTTATGACTGTAGTAACAATGAGGAGACAGTTTGTTATGTTAATTTGTCTTTATTTAAAGGATCCCATCTGATTGCGGACAATTTTGATCCAGAAAGGATATTGCCGCCGAGCTcatttatcaaaactttgagAACTAGGCTTGCTAGGGAGTCAAGAAATTATAGTCTACTAGTTTGGTTGTTAAATTGTCCAAATATAACCTTAACTCAACGATCGGAACATCAAAAAGAACCATTTCAAGTATTCGAACCACGCCAGAATCGACTTTATCAgcattatttgaatatacGACCATTTTCTTATgctgatgaaaatatttcaatggATGCAACGTTGGTGTCAAGTGAATCTCATTGGCCGGATCACTACTCCTATGAGTGCTCAATATTTCCTCGCCTGTTACAAAAGACCAATTACGaccattttcaaatgaACAGATTATGTGAAGAGTATCGGCAACAGTTCATTAAAATCATGGAAAATTTCGAAGCTCAAAAACCAAGACATCCTAAATATGCCCAGATTTATCTTCAGCAAAATCTTGGGCTATTGACAAGGGCATACATTCGGGACTTATTCTATGATATTACATTCAAATATTCTGCTTGGTCAAATGCCAAGCGGCTGACAAGAGTGGAGCTTTTGAGGTCTTTACAAAGATATCATAAGGAGTACACCTTCATCATGAGCTGTGATCCGATTGATAATTTcactgaaaaattggaCCATTTAACTTGCTTAAATTATGCTTCAAAAGATGAGGTGAATGCCAAACTAACTTACGgaatttggataaatgCAGAGCATGGACTTATACTTCTATGTAACGGTATCGCCCATAGCTGGGACCTTTTACAGATCCCTAGCCATAGCTATCAGAATGACGATAATATTACATTATTTGTGACAAAATATATGCTATTCTGCAATATGAGCGTTCTTGAAACCTGTTTGTGGTTTTTTTAG
- the SLI1 gene encoding N-acetyltransferase (weakly similar to uniprot|P53304 Saccharomyces cerevisiae YGR212W SLI1 N-acetyltransferase confers resistance to the sphingolipid biosynthesis inhibitor myriocin (ISP-1) by inactivating it co-operates with Ypk1p in mediating resistance to myriocin converts myriocin into N-acetyl-myriocin), translating to MRLLSALENFFWQRSKNDYHPGFIVSVLLNKPIPDDVLAEAIRLTGEDFPVLFQQIEETNSDSLPVIVPIRKTLVTEDVIRHVDDDECNHLFQNYKMKATDDQCSWVVFVKENRLSLMADHTLFDGMSSYNVLNSIIKYANKGVRSTNGLIYNANAPLLPPQHPYDELETNMMGNIKAKIAPFWIQYVSPLVSKVLPTQNFNFPEFDLQKHLYDEAGKLKQDNCYYSWNIPPKDLKTVLQSCRDHNVTLSVWICARVTEQLSKASDSTAGNLINIQIPMNMRPYLMRVLHKNSNSIAVGNYVSVSACTVDISKDELEQWSLAQNIQEQLEKSKSDPAAAIEYIKLLKQVNVAKFLKSKYAATIPETAFELSNLGVLDPSSANDEYQLLNAQFHQPKFVSSILCCSSISTRLGGLTVNISYPPTLDKVLRPLFEDL from the coding sequence ATGAGATTACTTTCTGCATTGGAAAACTTTTTCTGGCAAAGATCAAAGAACGATTATCATCCGGGATTTATCGTGTCAGTTCTGCTGAACAAGCCGATTCCAGATGACGTGTTGGCTGAAGCAATACGACTCACAGGTGAAGACTTCCCAGTCCTCTTTCAGCaaatagaagaaacaaatagCGATTCTCTCCCTGTTATCGTCCCTATCCGCAAGACATTGGTAACAGAAGATGTCATTAGACAtgtcgatgatgatgaatgTAATCATCTTTTCCAAAACTATAAAATGAAAGCTACAGATGACCAATGTTCATGGGTTGTTTTTGTTAAAGAGAATCGCTTGAGTTTGATGGCTGACCATACTCTATTTGATGGTATGTCTTCCTATAATGTTTTGAATTCCATCATTAAGTATGCCAACAAAGGGGTTAGAAGCACAAATGGTTTGATTTACAATGCTAATGCACCTTTACTGCCACCGCAACATCCTTATGATGAGCTAGAAACTAATATGATGGGAAATATCAAAGCTAAAATTGCGCCCTTTTGGATCCAATACGTTTCCCCATTGGTGTCTAAAGTTCTTCCAACACAGAATTTCAACTTCCCTGAGTTCGACCTACAAAAGCATTTATATGATGAGGCCGGAAAGTTGAAACAAGATAACTGCTATTACAGTTGGAATATTCCTCCAAAAGACTTGAAAACTGTACTCCAAAGCTGTCGAGACCATAACGTTACGTTAAGCGTATGGATCTGCGCCAGGGTTACCGAACAGCTGTCGAAGGCTAGTGATTCAACAGCAGGAAATCTCATTAACATACAGATTCCGATGAATATGAGACCATACCTCATGAGAGTTCTACacaaaaattcaaactcAATTGCTGTCGGAAACTATGTCTCGGTTTCCGCCTGTACAGTTGATATTTCTAAAgatgaattggaacaaTGGTCACTGGCacaaaatattcaagaacAACTAGAAAAATCCAAAAGTGATCCCGCAGCTGCGATCGAGTATATTAAATTGCTTAAGCAGGTCAATGTAGCGAAATTTCTTAAGTCGAAATATGCTGCAACCATTCCGGAGACTGCGTTCGAGTTATCAAATTTAGGTGTCTTGGATCCATCTTCTGCTAATGATGAATATCAGTTACTTAATGCTCAGTTCCACCAACCAAAATTTGTATCAAGTATACTATGCTGTTCGTCAATTTCTACCAGATTGGGTGGTCTTACAGTCAATATTTCATATCCTCCAACCCTTGACAAAGTTTTAAGACCATTGTTTGAGGATTTATAG
- the HCH1 gene encoding Hch1p (similar to uniprot|P53834 Saccharomyces cerevisiae YNL281W HCH1 Heat shock protein regulator that binds to Hsp90p and may stimulate ATPase activity originally identified as a high-copy number suppressor of a HSP90 loss-of-function mutation GFP-fusion protein localizes to the cytoplasm and nucleus), producing MVVLNPNNWHWVDKNTLGWTNDYLNRRFTNWQHSNDEYLVTVEKLKSCSGDSNVSQRKGKVICYFDLHLEFDAVLTKEGEEVCRGTITVPEFMHDESDFEVNLNSFGSNKNVVRDVVLERFVSDLLSYQQELIDSHSQDLQQ from the coding sequence ATGGTAGTTTTAAACCCTAACAACTGGCACTGGGTCGATAAAAATACACTGGGATGGACCAACGATTATTTGAATCGTCGTTTCACTAACTGGCAACATTCCAACGATGAGTACTTAGTCACCGTGGAAAAACTAAAGTCCTGTAGCGGAGACTCTAACGTTTCACAAAGGAAGGGTAAGGTGATCTGCTACTTTGACTTGCATTTGGAGTTTGATGCAGTGCTCACGAAGGAGGGGGAAGAAGTTTGCAGAGGGACCATTACCGTCCCAGAGTTTATGCATGACGAAAGCGATTTCGAAGTTAACTTAAATTCCTTTGGATCTAATAAAAACGTCGTCAGGGATGTCGTGTTGGAAAGGTTTGTTTCGGATCTACTATCTTATCAACAAGAACTGATCGACTCGCATTCGCAAGATTTACAACAGTGa
- the POP3 gene encoding Pop3p (similar to uniprot|P53833 Saccharomyces cerevisiae YNL282W POP3 Subunit of both RNase MRP which cleaves pre-rRNA and nuclear RNase P which cleaves tRNA precursors to generate mature 5' ends) gives MNSLQKEEKRVAKRRQVYKPILENPFTNEAKLWPHVTDQKLVLELLEEKVLKRWKLLQDMGNNEESITVGFNEIVDLLSHGKDEYMLFVCNKDLPSVLISQLPILCETSDHTVTLVQLPRLSSAKFDDAFRDVVHDGMCLVRTHAHYQDFAKMISTKVEPLSIPWLHSAQFKKAPVKLLATTAPIIKKQGKQGKQVPS, from the coding sequence ATGAACAGTTTACAAAAGGAGGAGAAACGGGTTGCTAAACGCAGACAGGTGTATAAGCCGATTTTAGAGAATCCGTTTACAAACGAAGCTAAACTATGGCCTCATGTCACGGATCAGAAATTAGTCCTGGAGTTATTAGAGGAGAAAGTATTGAAGAGATGGAAGCTTTTACAGGATATGGGTAACAATGAAGAATCTATAACAGTTGGTTTCAACGAAATCGTCGATCTTTTAAGCCATGGGAAAGATGAATATATGCTGTTCGTATGCAATAAAGATTTGCCGTCAGTTTTAATTTCGCAGTTACCTATCTTATGTGAAACCTCGGACCATACAGTGACGCTTGTCCAATTACCTCGACTCTCGTCGGCCAAGTTCGATGACGCGTTCAGGGATGTAGTGCATGACGGTATGTGTCTTGTGCGCACACATGCTCATTATCAGGATTTTGCAAAGATGATCTCTACCAAAGTGGAACCATTATCCATACCATGGCTGCATTCTGCACAGTTCAAAAAGGCTCCCGTCAAGCTATTGGCAACCACCGCACCGATCATAAAGAAACAAGGGAAACAAGGGAAACAAGTGCCATCCTAA
- the WSC2 gene encoding Wsc2p (some similarities with uniprot|Q12215 Saccharomyces cerevisiae YOL105C WSC3 cell wall integrity and stress response component 3 Putative integral membrane protein containing novel cysteine motif), with protein sequence MSRLRSVLLLAVLPLISAQYSYQGCYSESDISSSLSSAGEYEYQSVSYCQEQCNGKSVAALIDGNTCYCGDASSISASTVSDSNCQVNCVGYPYEKCGGEGYFAVYSTEDIDSDESSSSSSSTSSSSSSSSSSRSTSSSSSSSSSSSTSSSTSSSATSTDSSSTAATTSSSDTSGTSSSTDSTLSSLSSSIASTTSHSKVVTTQVSVITLNGESRSIVAVTTTSTVVATTAEGTNTANSKTESNKSSSLSNGAIAGIVVGVVLGVLLIAAIIIFFIWQQRKKSKRSDFEESKHYQPYSFGQEEDIVVPPVTGGGFGAAATLPNSHSASSSSDRSGVSQNREKRLDNNGNEISDSQIVSPFGETMDQPDLTQPPVRPTMGNPRFSNGSLPDVTQQRRPLRIANPDELDDEDTEFNSIIENLRGD encoded by the coding sequence ATGTCAAGATTACGTTCTGTTCTTCTATTAGCTGTGCTTCCGTTAATATCTGCACAGTATTCCTATCAAGGTTGTTATAGTGAAAGTGATATAAGTAGTTCGCTGTCCAGTGCAGGTGAATACGAATACCAAAGTGTCTCATACTGTCAGGAACAATGTAATGGGAAAAGTGTTGCTGCGTTAATTGATGGTAACACATGCTATTGCGGTGATGCATCTTCCATTAGTGCTTCAACTGTTTCTGACTCAAACTGTCAAGTTAATTGCGTCGGTTATCCATATGAAAAATGTGGTGGTGAAGGGTACTTTGCTGTCTATTCAACAGAGGATATCGACTCAGATGAAAGTTCCAGTTCCAGTTCGAGCACGAGTTCAAGTTCAAGCTCAAGCTCAAGTTCCAGGTCGACTTCAAGTTCAAGTTCAAGTTCAAGTTCaagttcaacttcttccagTACCTCATCCAGTGCAACCTCAACAGATTCTTCAAGCACTGCCGCTACAACGTCATCTTCTGATACTTCAGGCACTTCTTCTAGCACTGATAGTACGCTTTCATCTTTGTCTAGCTCCATCGCCTCTACTACCAGTCATTCAAAAGTTGTAACAACACAGGTTTCAGTCATTACTTTAAATGGTGAGAGTAGGAGTATTGTTGCCGTTACAACTACAAGTACCGTCGTGGCAACCACAGCCGAAGGTACCAACACTGCAAACTCTAAAACGGAGTCAAAtaaatcttcatcattgtCTAATGGTGCTATCGCTGGTATTGTTGTGGGTGTTGTTTTGGGTGTGTTACTGATCGCAGCaattatcattttcttcatctggCAACAGCGAAAGAAAAGTAAACGGTCAGACTTCGAGGAAAGTAAGCATTACCAACCTTATTCGTTTggtcaagaagaagacatCGTAGTCCCACCAGTTACCGGAGGTGGATTTGGCGCTGCTGCTACTTTACCAAACTCTCATTCAGCATCATCATCCTCTGATAGATCTGGTGTAAGTCAAAATAGGGAGAAAAGATTGGATAATAATGGAAACGAAATCAGTGATTCGCAAATCGTTAGTCCGTTTGGAGAAACTATGGATCAACCAGACCTAACACAACCTCCTGTACGTCCGACAATGGGAAATCCTAGATTCAGCAATGGTTCTTTACCAGATGTAACTCAACAAAGGCGACCGCTAAGAATCGCCAATCCAGATGAGCTGGATGATGAGGATACAGAATTCAATTCGATCATCGAAAATCTCAGGGGAGATTGA
- the SEC20 gene encoding Sec20p (weakly similar to uniprot|P28791 Saccharomyces cerevisiae YDR498C SEC20 Membrane glycoprotein v-SNARE involved in retrograde transport from the Golgi to the ER required for N- and O-glycosylation in the Golgi but not in the ER forms a complex with the cytosolic Tip20p), with protein sequence MMLVSGESLEAKRNLLHSLFYESLFREEQSSNTNEDLDDKVVSELLTFEDMIRSFQRIIELKYGVRIRYEPKFTIEREPSGVDKHDEQWIEQVNELVKNVDFRKELIEKYEVSLIESRMMLKETLSDALQSKLMERRGSTTSIDSDLNRSEIDRDGSTNGIQLPNTATNIKGKTLQVNKKITSNLLRTNQILRSSVLQSELNIDELKQQTDTLMLVNDKFDRFKAMSQASTKLIKAINNSSYQEKQKVYAAIAFFCGCIMWVLWRRIFKYPVKFTFWLCFKFFKSLLYTVGIVKSSVSPNQASSSSTVVSAISSVTDTILDQASSSTSLLKEVLSQTETELTSSLDVSQAISDSFDKLMDEL encoded by the coding sequence ATGATGTTAGTATCTGGAGAATCATTAGAAGCTAAAAGAAATCTCTTGCACTCTTTGTTTTATGAGAGTTTATTCAGGGAAGAACAAAGTTCTAACACCAATGAAGACCTTGATGATAAGGTTGTGAGTGAATTGCTTACGTTTGAAGATATGATCCGTAGCTTTCAGCGGATAATTGAACTGAAATATGGTGTGAGAATACGATACGAGCCAAAATTCACGATAGAGAGAGAACCGAGCGGAGTCGATAAGCATGATGAACAATGGATCGAACAAGTCAATGAACTAGTGAAAAATGTTGATTTTAGGAAAGAGCTAATAGAGAAATACGAGGTTTCTTTAATTGAATCACGTATGATGCTCAAGGAAACGTTGAGCGATGCGTTGCAAAGTAAACTCATGGAACGTAGAGGCAGTACAACTTCCATTGATTCTGATTTGAACAGGTCAGAGATAGATCGTGACGGAAGCACAAACGGCATACAGCTACCGAATACAGCCACTAATATCAAGGGTAAGACGTTACAAGtaaacaagaaaatcaCGTCTAATCTACTTCGTACGAACCAAATCTTACGTAGCAGCGTGTTACAGAGCGAATTGAATATCGATGAGTTGAAACAACAGACGGATACCTTAATGTTAGTGAATGATAAGTTTGACAGGTTCAAGGCAATGTCACAGGCTTCAACAAAACTCATTAAAGCCATTAACAACAGCAGCTatcaagagaaacaaaaagtgTACGCCGCAATTGCATTTTTCTGTGGTTGTATAATGTGGGTTCTATGGAGaagaatattcaaatatccAGTTAAATTTACCTTCTGGCTatgtttcaaattcttcaaatcgCTACTATACACTGTAGGGATAGTGAAAAGTTCTGTGTCCCCAAATCAAGCTTCTTCCAGCTCCACAGTGGTTTCTGCAATTTCCTCAGTGACAGATACTATTTTAGACCAAGCTTCCTCCTCAACAAGTCTTCTGAAGGAGGTATTGTCAcaaacagaaacagaacTCACATCATCTCTAGATGTATCTCAAGCAATCAGCGATAGTTTCGATAAGCTAATGGACGAGTTATGA
- a CDS encoding uncharacterized protein (similar to uniprot|Q12239 Saccharomyces cerevisiae YOL107W Hypothetical ORF), with translation MKFVSRHFDIYFPDAALDLGGIPPATGWLTFTYVAWTIALSIVRTRYIKEALSNDMDPRLVIVPFVQMVPNRVFYNPLSLVFSNLVDIEPWKFLLNFFNLLIGGSFIERFWQSPRELAKFVLILGTITNLIVVLITIILSMFSSAIRLDLPLDGNYTILVGFPIIYKQLFPETTIFETKNLPFISKNFRFKLLPIFTLLVLSFVQLLWFHHFSQLLSIWITFFTCYFYLRFYQRLPASMAEDAEFEVVGDASETFQLIYFFPDLVKPVLEPIFDYLYQKFIVDWRIATPFRVYDIEQANILAQKRGAKPVEGSEAEERRKKLALQVLEERLLDNKNTESSTPQNDV, from the coding sequence ATGAAGTTTGTATCGAGACATTTCGATATATATTTCCCTGATGCAGCATTGGATCTTGGTGGAATTCCACCAGCAACTGGCTGGTTGACCTTCACATACGTTGCTTGGACTATTGCTTTATCAATTGTCAGAACTCGGTACATCAAGGAGGCACTTTCCAATGATATGGATCCAAGATTGGTTATCGTTCCATTTGTCCAAATGGTGCCAAATAGGGTTTTCTATAACCCACTTTCATTggtattttccaatttagTCGACATAGAACCATGGAAGTTTTTGCTAAACTTCTTTAATTTGCTTATAGGTGGTTCATTCATTGAAAGGTTCTGGCAAAGCCCTAGAGAATTGGCCAAATTTGTTCTAATCTTGGGTACCATTACGAACTTAATTGTCGTTCTAATTACAataattttatcaatgTTTTCGTCAGCAATAAGGTTGGATTTACCATTGGATGGTAATTATACAATTTTGGTGGGGTTCCCTATTATCTACAAACAGTTATTCCCAGAAACTACCATTTTCGAGACTAAGAATCTACCTTTCatttccaagaatttcaGATTTAAACTCCTGCCAATATTTACTCTACTTGTGCTTTCGTTTGTGCAACTTCTGTGGTTCCACCACTTCTCTCAGTTATTATCAATTTGGATCACTTTTTTCACCTGTTATTTCTACTTGAGATTCTATCAGAGGCTACCTGCTTCGATGGCTGAGGATGCTGAATTTGAAGTGGTAGGAGATGCCTCTGAGACATTccaattgatatatttcttccCGGATTTAGTCAAACCAGTACTTGAGCCAATATTTGATTACCTTTACCAGAAGTTTATTGTTGATTGGCGTATTGCAACTCCGTTTAGAGTATACGATATCGAACAAGCTAACATTTTGGCTCAAAAGAGGGGTGCTAAGCCTGTTGAAGGCTCTGAAGcggaagaaagaaggaaaaagtTAGCCCTACAGGTTCTCGAAGAAAGATTGTTGGACAACAAAAACACAGAGTCTTCTACTCCACAAAACGATGTGTAA
- the MRPL10 gene encoding mitochondrial 54S ribosomal protein uL15m (similar to uniprot|P36520 Saccharomyces cerevisiae YNL284C MRPL10 Mitochondrial ribosomal protein of the large subunit appears as two protein spots (YmL10 and YmL18) on two-dimensional SDS gels): MIWIFNESTGYLLLSIFNSPISRSHNTSTMFSINKVVNPFGSLIQRSFVRQITILGGLKPGEGSKKNYKRLGRGPSSGKGKTAGRGQKGQKARGYVKSWFEGGQTPIFKLFPKLGFTNVTSLKLKELNLDRITWFHQKGRLHLEPGETLTMKKMKEIGLVTGPIKDGIKILGDGKFSYNLPIKIEATRASQDAIEAIEHAGGSFTARYFNRLGLRAHLSPHWFLEKYGRVPLQARPTKRKDIEYYCNEEKRGYLIMENDPYYQLLQKSKDEGGKNLVARKTKKSKLELQLEQLENDFAPASPNSEIKSN, encoded by the coding sequence ATGATTTGGATATTCAATGAATCTACTGGATATCTACTATTATCGATATTTAATAGCCCTATCTCGAGGTCTCACAATACTAGCACGATGTTTTCGATCAACAAAGTGGTGAATCCCTTTGGATCACTTATACAGAGATCATTTGTACGCCAAATCACGATCCTTGGTGGTTTAAAACCTGGTGAAGGCTCTAAGAAGAACTACAAAAGATTGGGTAGAGGTCCATCCAGTGGCAAAGGTAAGACTGCTGGTAGAGGTCAAAAGGGTCAAAAGGCCCGTGGTTATGTAAAATCATGGTTTGAAGGTGGTCAAACCCcaatcttcaaattgttccCAAAGCTAGGGTTCACCAACGTAACATCActaaaattgaaagaattaaacCTTGATAGAATAACGTGGTTCCACCAAAAGGGTCGCCTACATTTGGAGCCAGGTGAAACCTTGAcgatgaaaaagatgaaagaaATCGGTTTGGTTACCGGCCCGATCAAAGATGGTATTAAGATTCTAGGTGATGGTAAATTCTCTTATAATCTTCCAATCAAGATTGAAGCTACTAGAGCTTCACAGGATGCAATTGAGGCAATCGAACATGCAGGCGGAAGTTTCACTGCTCGTTATTTCAACCGTCTTGGTCTAAGAGCCCATTTATCACCACATTGGTTCCTAGAAAAGTACGGAAGAGTTCCTCTACAAGCTAGACCCACAAAGAGGAAGGATATTGAATATTACTGTaacgaagaaaagagagGTTATTTGATTATGGAAAATGACCCATACTATCAACTTTTGCAGAAATCCAAAGATGAAGGCGGTAAAAATTTGGTTGCTCGGAAGACCAAGAAGTCCAAGCTTGAGTTGCAATTAGAGCAACTTGAGAACGATTTTGCTCCTGCTTCTCCAAATTCTGAAATTAAATCAAACTGA
- the ERG24 gene encoding delta(14)-sterol reductase (similar to uniprot|P32462 Saccharomyces cerevisiae YNL280C ERG24 C-14 sterol reductase acts in ergosterol biosynthesis mutants accumulate the abnormal sterol ignosterol (ergosta-8 14 dienol) and are viable under anaerobic growth conditions but inviable on rich medium under aerobic conditions), producing MSLATMTALNPKTTHYEFSGPVGALLISVFLPILTVILNQLIRPDYHIVGLFRNFSWIEVWNKVNPLSSYLFNGELWTYYSAWFFSLAVLDVLLPGTKLYGVELRDGSKLPYKINGIAVSMALTLVLAVRYQLTNGEMPELQYLFEHQTDICIISILFSFLLACFVYIGSFVPLWGTNGKGTKERILAVGGNSGNILYDWFIGRELNPRIGPLDIKMFAELRPGMLLWFLINLSCLHHSYRESGKIYDSLLLVNVLQGFYIFDGVLNEEGVLTMMDITTDGFGFMLAFGDLSLVPFTYCLQARYLAVSPIEFGLPHSTLIVIIMLLGYWIFHSANKQKSDFRQGKLPQLKSIQTDKGTKLLCDSWWAVSQHINYFGDLLISLSWCLATGFQTPLTYYYFFYFAALLLHRQSRDEEKCRNKYGVFWEEYERKVPYKIVPYVY from the coding sequence ATGTCCTTAGCAACAATGACAGCTTTAAATCCTAAGACCACTCATTATGAGTTTTCTGGACCGGTCGGAGCCCTTCTGATTTCAGTTTTCTTACCCATTCTAACTGTCATCTTGAACCAGTTGATCAGACCCGACTATCATATCGTAGGGCTATTCAGAAACTTTAGCTGGATCGAAGTTTGGAACAAGGTAAATCCATTATCCAGTTATCTCTTCAATGGTGAGCTTTGGACTTATTACTCTGCATGGTTTTTCTCTCTAGCAGTTTTGGATGTTCTCTTACCAGGCACGAAACTCTACGGTGTCGAGTTGAGAGATGGGTCTAAGCTACCATATAAGATTAACGGAATTGCCGTGTCAATGGCACTTACTTTAGTTTTAGCTGTCAGATATCAATTGACTAATGGTGAAATGCCTGAACTACAGTATTTATTCGAACATCAAACGGACATCTGCATAATATCTatattgttttctttcttgttggCTTGCTTCGTCTATATTGGCAGTTTCGTGCCATTATGGGGAACAAATGGCAAAGGAACTAAAGAACGTATTCTTGCTGTGGGGGGCAACAGTGGGAACATTTTGTATGATTGGTTCATTGGAAGAGAGTTGAATCCCAGAATTGGTCCTCTTGACATCAAGATGTTTGCAGAATTAAGACCGGGTATGTTGTTATGgtttttgatcaatctCTCATGCTTACACCACAGCTATAGGGAATCTGGTAAAATTTATGACTCTTTGTTATTGGTAAATGTTCTACAGGGTTTCTATATCTTTGATGGGGTTTTGAATGAGGAAGGGGTGTTGACAATGATGGATATCACTACTGATGGCTTTGGATTCATGCTAGCTTTTGGCGATTTGAGTTTGGTTCCTTTCACTTACTGCTTACAGGCTCGATATTTAGCTGTCTCACCAATTGAGTTTGGCCTGCCCCATAGTACGTTGATTGTTATTATAATGTTACTAGGTTATTGGATTTTCCATTCTGCAAATAAGCAAAAGTCAGATTTCAGACAAGGAAAGCTACCGCAATTAAAATCCATCCAAACTGATAAAGGAACAAAATTATTATGTGATTCTTGGTGGGCTGTTTCCCAGCACATTAATTATTTTGGTGATTTGTTGATTTCTCTGAGTTGGTGTTTGGCCACGGGATTCCAAACCCCACTAACgtattattatttcttctacTTTGCTGCATTACTGTTGCATAGACAAAGTAGAGACGAAGAAAAGTGCAGGAATAAGTATGGTGTATTCTGGGAAGAgtatgaaagaaaagtacCATACAAAATTGTCCCTTACGTATATTAA